From the Lolium rigidum isolate FL_2022 chromosome 2, APGP_CSIRO_Lrig_0.1, whole genome shotgun sequence genome, one window contains:
- the LOC124690843 gene encoding uncharacterized protein LOC124690843 — MGDLQRTAGAPRRGAVQFRIPRRPAKATGAPPLPAAGGRKKKMPVARLGRARRGLFGAVRRLRMRWVAAVYRRALRRLRAFYARALEDLLEGAASISTLRAQAGADCSFGTAFAPVVTAGRRYN; from the coding sequence ATGGGAGATCTGCAGCGCACGGCCGGGGCGCCGCGGCGAGGCGCCGTGCAGTTCCGGATACCGCGGCGGCCTGCCAAGGCGACGGGCGCGCCGCCTCTACCGGCGGCAGGCGggcggaagaagaagatgccagtGGCGCGGCTCGGCCGCGCACGGAGGGGCCTCTTCGGGGCGGTCCGGCGGCTGCGCATGCGGTGGGTGGCGGCCGTGTACCGGCGCGCGCTGCGCCGGCTGCGCGCCTTCTACGCCAGGGCGCTGGAGGACCTCCTCGAGGGCGCGGCGTCCATCAGCACGCTGCGCGCCCAGGCCGGCGCCGACTGCTCCTTCGGCACCGCCTTCGCGCCCGTCgtcaccgccggccgccgctacAACTGA